In the genome of Vicia villosa cultivar HV-30 ecotype Madison, WI linkage group LG7, Vvil1.0, whole genome shotgun sequence, one region contains:
- the LOC131620520 gene encoding putative potassium transporter 12 codes for MVLDRIEEGSVRLLGSSVSGGSSESRWVDGSEVDWDEAPPWSNKSNGSDGREGYGSIRRRLVKKPKRVDSFDVEAMEISAAHDQHSKDLSLWPTIALAFQTLGVVYGDMGTSPLYVFADVFSKVPINSDDDVLGALSLVMYTIALIPLAKYVFIVLKANDNGEGGTFALYSLICRYANVNLLPNRQQADEQISSFRLKLPTPELQRALKIKETLEKTSILKNVLLVLVLIGTSMIIGDGILTPAISVMSAISGLQDQINGFGTGEVVSISIVVLVALFSIQRFGTAKVGFMFAPVLALWFFSLGSIGLYNMLRYDITVVRALNPAYIYYFFKNNGKTAWSALGGCVLCITGAEAMFADLGHFTVPSIQIAFTFVVFPCLLLAYMGQAAFLMKNPASYSSVFYKSVPESLFWPVFVIATLGAMIASQAMISATFSCVKQSMALGCFPRLKIIHTSKKFMGQIYIPVINWFLMIMCIVVVYIFKSTTDIANAYGIAEVGVMMVSTTLVTLVMLLIWQTNLFLAFSFLLVFGSVELIYMSSVLSKIFEGGWLPLAFATFFLSVMYTWNYGSVLKYRREVREKISMDLMLDLSSNLGTVRVPGIGLLYNELVQGVPSIFLQFLLSLPALHSTIVFVCIKYVPVPVVPQEERFLFRRVCPKDYHMFRCVARYGYKDSRKEDHRAFEQLLIESLEKFLRKEALEAALEDNLTDDLDSVSVDTRNSDLTPAVEELRIPLMQGQNMEETGTSASREASSTVLPSSYMSLDEDPSLEYELSALREAMDSGFTYLLGHGEVRAKKDSFFFKKLMINYFYAFLRKNCRGGTANMKVPHTNIIQVGMTYMV; via the exons ATGGTGTTGGATAGGATTGAAGAGGGAAGTGTGAGGTTGTTGGGAAGTAGTGTCAGTGGTGGAAGTAGTGAGTCTAGGTGGGTTGATGGAAGTGAAGTTGATTGGGATGAAGCTCCTCCTTGGTCTAATAAGAGCAATGGAAGTGATGGGAGAGAAGGGTATGGTTCAATTAGGAGGAGGCTTGTTAAGAAACCTAAAAGGGTTGATTCTTTTGATGTTGAAGCCATGGAGATTTCTGCAGCTCATGATCAACACTCCAAG GACCTTTCCCTTTGGCCTACCATTGCATTGGCATTTCAAACTCTTGGTGTGGTATATGGCGACATGGGAACGAGTCCTCTTTATGTTTTTGCCGATGTCTTCAGCAAGGTTCCTATTAACTCAGACGACGATGTCTTGGGCGCGTTATCGTTAGTAATGTACACGATAGCGCTTATTCCGTTAGCAAAATATGTTTTCATAGTTCTCAAAGCTAATGACAATGGAGAAG GAGGAACGTTTGCACTATACTCGCTGATTTGTAGGTATGCGAATGTGAATCTGCTTCCGAATCGCCAACAAGCTGATGAACAAATCTCTAGTTTTAGGCTCAAACTTCCAACTCCAGAACTCCAAAGGgctttaaaaataaaagagacttTGGAAAAGACGTCAATTTTGAAGAACGTGTTGTTAGTGTTGGTTCTTATCGGAACTTCCATGATTATCGGAGATGGTATTCTAACTCCAGCGATATCAG TGATGTCTGCGATAAGCGGTCTACAGGATCAAATAAACGGATTCGGTACAG GCGAAGTGGTTAGTATATCTATTGTAGTGCTGGTGGCTTTGTTCAGCATTCAACGATTCGGTACCGCTAAAGTGGGGTTCATGTTTGCCCCTGTACTTGCTTTATGGTTCTTTTCTCTGGGTTCTATTGGACTATATAACATGCTTAGATATGATATTACTGTTGTGAGAGCACTCAACCCGGCATATATCTATTATTTCTTCAAGAATAACGGGAAAACTGCGTGGTCTGCTCTCGGGGGTTGTGTTCTTTGCATTACAG GCGCAGAAGCAATGTTTGCTGATCTAGGACATTTTACTGTACCGTCGATACAG ATTGCCTTCACTTTTGTGGTGTTTCCATGTCTCCTTCTGGCCTATATGGGACAAGCTGCTTTTCTGATGAAAAACCCCGCTTCTTATTCGAGTGTATTCTACAAATCTGTTCCAG AGAGTCTCTTCTGGCCAGTGTTTGTTATAGCGACACTCGGTGCTATGATTGCAAGCCAAGCAATGATATCTGCTACGTTTTCGTGCGTTAAGCAATCAATGGCTCTGGGATGCTTCCCCAGGCTCAAGATAATCCATACCTCGAAAAAGTTTATGGGTCAAATTTACATCCCCGTCATTAACTGGTTTCTGATGATCATGTGCATCGTTGTCGTTTACATCTTCAAAAGCACTACCGATATCGCAAATGCATATG GCATTGCTGAAGTTGGTGTTATGATGGTTAGCACCACCTTGGTGACACTAGTTATGCTTTTAATTTGGCAAACAAACTTGTTTCTCGCATTTTCGTTCCTACTTGTGTTCGGTTCCGTGGAGCTTATTTACATGTCTTCGGTCCTATCGAAAATCTTTGAAGGCGGCTGGCTTCCGCTTGCCTTCGCTACCTTTTTCCTCTCCGTGATGTACACGTGGAACTACGGAAGTGTATTGAAGTACCGAAGGGAAGTCAGAGAAAAAATCTCAATGGACTTAATGCTTGATCTTAGTTCCAATCTCGGAACGGTAAGAGTTCCAGGAATAGGCTTGCTATATAACGAGCTTGTCCAAGGTGTTCCCTCGATTTTTCTGCAGTTCCTTCTAAGCCTTCCGGCTCTTCACTCTACCATAGTTTTCGTCTGCATTAAATATGTTCCGGTTCCCGTGGTTCCTCAAGAGGAAAGATTCTTATTCCGAAGAGTTTGTCCGAAAGACTACCATATGTTCCGCTGCGTTGCTCGCTACGGTTACAAAGACAGCCGCAAAGAAGATCACCGTGCATTCGAGCAACTTCTTATCGAAAGCCTTGAGAAATTCTTGAGAAAGGAAGCGTTGGAAGCTGCGTTGGAAGATAACTTAACCGACGACTTGGACAGCGTCTCGGTAGATACAAGAAATTCTGATCTCACGCCTGCGGTGGAAGAGCTTAGGATTCCACTAATGCAAGGTCAGAATATGGAAGAAACAGGAACTTCGGCCTCTCGTGAAGCTTCATCGACAGTACTACCGTCTAGTTACATGTCGTTGGATGAAGATCCTAGTCTTGAATACGAGCTTTCGGCTCTTAGAGAAGCGATGGATTCGGGATTCACTTATTTGCTTGGACATGGAGAGGTGAGGGCAAAGAAGGACTCATTTTTCTTCAAGAAATTGATGATAAACTATTTCTATGCATTTCTAAGAAAGAATTGCAGAGGAGGTACTGCAAATATGAAAGTTCCTCACACCAATATCATTCAAGTGGGAATGACATATATGGTCTGA